A single genomic interval of Halichondria panicea chromosome 2, odHalPani1.1, whole genome shotgun sequence harbors:
- the LOC135331854 gene encoding fibroblast growth factor receptor 3-like: MVLPLLLSISTQWEITSSCVTPSVTVSSPFYKRRIKEKPVDVAIKPVRVDATEDDVKALVAEMEMLSSIGPHKNIVSMLRVYTVGKPMYMVMEYMCHGDLLGFLRTSRGHSGRYTCAKIANGMRYLTDRKLVHRALCAKNVLIGANMSIKIYNVGSFYMTFESRNYIMKW; encoded by the exons TGGGAGATAACATCAAGCTGTGTGACCCCCTCTGTGACGGTAAGCTCACCGTTCTACAAGAGGCGCATCAAGGAGAAACCTGTCGATGTGGCCATCAAGCCAGTCAGAG tgGATGCCACCGAGGACGATGTGAAAGCTCTAGTGGCTGAGATGGAGATGTTGTCCAGTATTGGGCCTCACAAGAATATTGTTTCAATGCTGAGAGTCTATACCGTTGGAA AGCCTATGTACATGGTGATGGAGTACATGTGCCACGGTGACTTGCTGGGTTTCCTGAGGACATCCCGTGGTCACAGCGGACGATATACATGTGCCAAGATCGCTAACGGCATGAGATACCTCACTGATAGAAAG TTGGTCCATCGTGCCCTCTGTGCCAAGAATGTCCTGATTGGCGCCAACATGAGCATCAAGATCTACAATGTGGGCTCCTTCTACATGACCTTTGAGAGCAGAAACTACATCATGAA GTGGTAG